CAAGCAGCGTCAGCGCGGCAAGCGGATGCGCGCGCACTTCGGCTGTCGGCGCCGCGTCGATGCGACCGGTGAGCATGCTGCGCGGCAGGTTTCGGCGTTCGAGCAGGCTCATGATCAGCACCCCTGCCAGATGCACTGCGATCAGCGCGAGCAGGCCCTCGGCCAGCGTTTCGTGGATCTCGGTGAGCGCTTCGTAACCGTCGAAACGGTAGGCGAGCACGCCGGTCGTTGCGGAGCCAAGCGCGAGCGCCAGCAGGCCGATCACCGCCCAGCCGCCGATCACGGTGTGCGTTGCGCGTGGCTCGGCGTGCCCGGCCAGATGAGCGCGTGCTTCCGCGATGGCGGCGGTAGGGCTGCGCAGGAAGGCGCCGAAGCGCGCCGAGCGGCTCCCGACCACCCCCCACAGCAGGCGGAACAGCACGACTGCGCCGGCGACGCCGCCGGCTACGATATGCACCCGCCGCCAAGCTTCCTGCTCCGCGGTGAGCCATGCGATTGCGACGCTGGCGGCCAGCGCCCAGTGGCCGATGCGGACCGGTAGATCCCAGATACGAACGTTCATTACGGGCCTCCTTGGATCAGTCTTCAAAGCGACGGCCAACGGCCGTCAAGGCGTATTCGCTGAAGCGGCCCTTGTCTGCGCCTTCGTGGCAGGCCTGGCAGTTCGCCGCGCTTTTCACCTCGGGCGAGCGAAACGCGCTGCTCGGGATCTCGTGGTGCTTGCGTCCGTACCAGCGGGTGTCGGTGATGCGTCCGCTGGCCGCGTCGAAGCGTTCGCCGTCCGGCGCGGCGTTACGTTCAAGGAAGGCCAGGATGGTCTTGGCGTCGGCCGGCGCGAGGCTGGCGTCGCTGCCAAAGTGCTTCTGCAGTCCGTTCATGACGTTCTGCCAGCCGTGCTTTGCGAGAAGCTGCGGAGGGTAGGCCACATGGCAGCTGCTGCATTCGCTCTTCCACACGGGCGGTGCGCCGCTCGGCAGCGTGACGGAGCCGGCTTGGGAGGGTGGTGCGATCAGACCGGCGAGCAGCGCACCGAGCAGGAGCTTGCTTTTCATGTCATGCCCCCGCGCGCAGGTAGGCGATCACGTCGGCCTTTTCGCCCGCGGTGCATTCGCGGCCGACGACCTCGCGGCAATTGCGGCGGAACCACTTCTCGCTTTTCGCGGCATCGGTAAAGCGCTGCGGATTGGCGCGCACCGCCATCGGCTCGATCAGCTTGCCGGTGATGGCGTGCTTGCCGGCGGCGCTCGGGTCGTTGCTGTGGCATTGCGTGCAAGCCGGCAAATCGGCGCTGACGCCATGGCGCTTTGTAAACAAGGCGCGACCGCGTTCCGCGGATGCGGCGAAGCCGGCCCCCGCCTGTGCCGCATAGGCGGCTTGCAGCGTCTGCGGCGTGTCGGCCGCTGTCGCTGCGGTGGCGCAAAGCAGCCCCGCGGCGAGCAGCGCGACAATGGCAACTGATTTCATGTTGAGTCTCCTCGATTGGGTGCGCCCATTGCAGCCGGTGCGCCTTAAGGGGGGCTTAAGCCGTGTCGGCGACAGTGCCGCCAACGATCAATGGGAGGCGCCATGCGGGTGCTGCTGGTGGAGGATGACAAGCCGCTCGGGCAGGCGGTGTGCGACGGCCTGGCGGACCTGGATGTGCGCTGCGAGTGGGTCTGCGATGGCGTGGCCGCCGAGGCTGCGCTGGCGACCGATGCGCAGAGCCTGGACGCCGTGGTGCTCGATCTGGGCCTGCCCGGGCGCAGTGGGCTTGCGGTGTTGAGCAGCGCACGTGCGAACGGTCTGCGCCTGCCGGTGCTGATCCTGACCGCACGCGACAGCGCGGAGGACATCGTGGCGGGCCTCGACGCGGGCGCCGACGATTACCTCGTCAAGCCCGCCGATCTGCGCGAGATTGCCGCCCGCCTGCGCGCACTGGTGCGACGCGCGGCCGGCCATGCGCAGGCGCGCCTCGCCTGCCGCGATGTCGCGCTCGAACCCGCCTCGCGCCGTGCGTGGAAAGACGGAGCGGAGGTCGAACTCTCCGGGCGCGAGTTCGATATCGCCGAACTGCTGCTGCGCCATGCAGGGCAGGTCGTCACCCGTGAGCGCATCGAACAGGCGATGTACGGTTGGGACGGCGGCGCCGAGAGCAACGCGCTCGAAGTGCATATCCACCATCTGCGCCGCAAGCTCGGCGCAGACTTCATCCGCACCTTGCGCGGTATCGGTTACATGGCGGCGCGCAACGATGCCTAAGCGGATTTCCCTCAGCCTGCGGGTCGTGACCATCGTCACCGTGACGCTGGCGGCTGGCGGGCTGGGCATCGGCATGCTCGTCTTTCGTGCCGCCACGGGCCAGGCCGAGGAGGTTTTCGATGGCCAGCTGGTGCAGACCGCAGAGCTGATCGCCACGCTGACCGATTCCGCCGCGCTGCGGCACACGCCCCCGTCGCGTGATGAAGGCGATGACGACGAAGAGGCGGAGCCCTCGACGGGTGACGATGATTGGGTCGCGCTCGGCGCGCCGCGATTCCGTCAGCGCGTGGTGTATCAGGTGTGGCGCAGCGGAGCGATCCCGCGACTGCTCGCGCGCAGCACGAACGCTCCCGAACAGGCCTTGCCGGTAGCCGCTGCCGGTTTCAGCGAGCGAACCTGGGAGGGCGCACGCTGGCGCTTTTACCGGCTCGAGCGCAAGGACCACGTTGTCATCGTCGGTCAGGACGCAACCGTGCGGGAACGCCTCGCCGAAGAAATCGGCGAGCATGGCGTTCCCCTGTTTGCGCTTGGTTTTGCGGTCGCAATTCTGCTGACCTGGGGGGCGATCGTGCTGGGCCTGCGCCCGTTGGCGCGGCTATCGCGCGATCTCGAGCATCGGGCGCACGACAGGCTCGACCCGATTTCCCCCGCAGCCCGGCCGCGCGAACTTGAAGTGCTGGTCGCAGCGCTCAATGGGCTTTTCGAACGGGTGGCGCGGGCCTTTGCCAACGAGCGTCGCTTTACCGCCGACGCTGCGCATGAGCTGCGCACGCCGCTGGCTGCACTGGCGGCGCAAATCCAGTCGGCGCAATCCGCGGGCGACGAAGCGACGCGTCTGTCCCGCCTGCAACAGGCGCTGGACGGGACGCAGCGGATGGCGCGGCTGGTTGAACAGCTGCTCGCCGCGGCACGGCTGGACGCGCTGGATACCGCCGCGCGCGAGACTGTGGATGTGGCGCTGCTGACGCGCGAACTGGCCGCTGAAATGGCCGCGTCGGCGCTGGCGCGGGATGTGGAATTGGCACTCGAGTCCCCGGAACACCTCGCCGCGCGGGTTCAACCGGATCTGGTGCGGGCCTTGCTGCGCAACCTGATCGATAACGCGGTGCGCCATGCCCCGCGCGGCTCGGTGGTGACGATCGGGGTCACGCGCGATTCGGATCGCGTGAGCCTGATGGTGCGCGATGAAGGCGCCGGCATGGATGACGCCTTGCGGGCGCGCGCCGGTGAGCGTTTCCTGCGCGGCGCGGCCGACGACGCAACCGGCGCCGGGCTGGGACTCTCGATTGTGCGGCGCATCGCGGCCCTGCACGAAGGCGAGGTGCGTTTCGAGACCGCCGCAGCGGGTGGTCTCTTGGTCACCGCGCAGCTAAAAGGCTGAGCCCGCGTGCGCTGCCCTCAGGCAGGAACCGGGCGTCCGCGCGCGAGGGCGAGGGCGAGGCCTTCGTCATCGATGACCTCGAAGCATTCGCGGAAGTCCACCGGGATCTCGCAGGGCCGGCCGCTGCGGCCGTCGACATAAACCCACAGCGTTTCGGCGCGGGCGATGATCTGATCGTCGGTGTCACGCCGCAGGACGTAGCGGCGCGGCGAGGTCTGGCCGGAAAACCCGGCGATCCAGGTAACCAGGGTCAGCGCGTCGCCAGCGAAGGCCGGCCGCAGGTAGTCGATGTGGTGGCTGCGCACCACCCAGCTGGTCTGCGTCTCGATGTAGCGTTCGATGTCCCAGCCGCATTCGGCGGAATGTTGTGTCGCAACATCCTGCATCCAGCGCAGGTATTCGATGTTGTTGACATGGCCATTGAGATCGATCGCGCTCTTGGGCACGGTGAAACGGTGGGTGAAGACAGCGCGCATCGGGGGGCTCCTGCAGGATTTGGTGCGGCGCAAAATCTAGCAGCGATTCCGTTGGTGCGCCAGACGAATTTTGTCGGGCGGATTGGCAGGCGGCGCAGGTCGCCGGATCGAGGCGCGCGGTCGGCGCGCAGGGTCCGCCCCTGGCGTACGCGCTAGGGAAGGCGTGGCGGCGCGGTATCGCTGGCGCAGCCTTCGATGTACCGCAGGGTCACCCGGCCGTCGTGGCAGGCTGTTTCGAAATTGCGCTCGATCTCCCCGACCGCTTCGCCTGAAGCCGCGGCCAGCGAGACGATGCCGCAGGCGCGGTTGCGCCCCTGGTTCTTGGCGGCATAGAGCGCCAGATCGGCCAGGTTGATCCCGCGCTCAGCCGTCAGCCCGGTGCTGCCTGCGAGCGGAAAAACGATGTAGCCGAGCGAGGCTCGCACCACCAGTTCGCCGCCGGGGATCGGAATCGGCGCGCCGCCGATGGCTTGCAGCACGCGCGTGGCCATGCGGTCCGCCTGGGCTTGTGGCATCGGCGTCGTCGCGATCAGAAACTCTTCACCACCCCAGCGCATGACCCGGTCGCTGTCGCGCGTGGCGGTACGCAGTCGTTGCGCGACCTCGACGATGACCGCATCGCCGGCAGCATGCCCGTGCACATCGTTGATGCGCTTGAAGTGGTCGATGTCGAGCAGGAACAGGGCGCCGGTGAAAAGCTCGCCCGGTGTCTGGGTGTCGAGGAAGGCGCGCCGGTTCAGCAACTGGGTCAGCGGATCACGTTCGCTGCGCACCTTCAAGAGCTCGTTACTCTGCTCGAGCTGGCGGTTGGCACTGCGTACCCGTCGGTAAAGCAGGCCGATGGCGACGAGCCCGCACAGCAGCAGCGCCGCGGCCAGCAACCAGACACGCTGCTGCAGTGCGCGGTTGCGCAGCTCGGAGGCCTGCAAGGCGTTCTTCTGGTTGAGCAGATCGATCTCGGTCTGTTTGCGTTCGCTCTGGTAACGCGATTCGATTTCGAGCAGGGCTCTCTTCTGGCCTTCGCTGAACAGCTCTTCATTCAGGCTGCGTTCGCGATGAAAGGCGTCGAGCGCCGCCTGGTAATCGCCGGCCGCTTCCAGCGCGGTGGCGTATTCGCCGAGCAAGGTCGCCAGCTGGGTGCGCGCCTTCATGCGCTGCGAGCTCTCGAGCGCCTTTTCGATCTTCGCCTTGCCGCTCGCGAGCCGACCCATGCGGATCTCGGCCTGGCCGGCATTCGCGAGCGCAATCGCTGCGGTACTTTCGTCGCCCACCTTCCTTGCGATATCGACCGCCCGCAGGCTGGTCGCCAGCGCCTCCGGGTAGCGTTTGGTGCGCAGGTAGACGTCGCCAAGATTGAGTTCGGTGGTGGCGATCAGGGTCGCGGAGTCGGTCTTGCGTGCATATTCGCTGGCGCGCTCACTGGCTTGAAGCTGCTCGGCGAGATCGTTGGTGAACGAGGCGACGACGGCGCGCGAGGTCCAGGTGACGGTCAGCGCGGTCGGGTCTTTCAGGCGGTTCGCGATCGCCAGCGCGGTGTCGAGCTCGTGCATTGCGCGTTTGGTTTCGCCCGCTTGCGCCAGCACCGAGCCGCGGCTGTTGTGGGCGCGCAGCGCCAAGGCGGGATTCTTGATCTGCTCGGCCAGCTGGATCGCCTCGCCATAGCGCTCCAGGGCGAGCGGGAACTGGCCGAGTTCGGTCAATTCCCAGCCGCGCGTCATCGCCACCCGGAACTGCAAGCGCAGGTTGCCCGAGTCCTTCAGGGCTGCGGCGGCCTGGTCCGCAAGGGCGATCCCCCGTGCCAGGCTTCCGTTCTGCGCTTCGATTTGAGACCGCACCAGTAGCGCCGCACCCTGCGCTTCGGGCGTGGGCTGGGCTTCGAGTTCATTGGCCACTTTCGCCGCGGCGGCGGATTGACCCGCGTCGACCAGGAATATCCCGCGCAGTGCGTGCAGCGTCAGTTGCTGCCCGGGGGTGATGCCCCCCGCTGCGAGCCGGGCGTTGATCTGCTCGACCGCCCCAGCCGGATTGCCGCGACCGGCGAGGTCGATGGCGTCGATATCGGCGTCGCTGAAGGGGCGCGCGTCCTGCCCGAGCCCGGTGGCAGCGACCAGCGCGCAGGCGGCCAGCGCCAGGGCGCGGAGCGCGCGTGGCAGGGCGTGGCGCATGTTCAGCGGGCTTCGGGGCATATTCGGATGCTGTGTGGCGGTGCGACCCCTGTTTTACGGCAGTTGGCGTCGGGTCTTGAAGCGCGCATCGGATCGCCCGGCGATCAGCTTTGGGGCCAGACGCCGAGTTCGCGCAATTGTTTCGTCGCGGCTTCGGCCCAGCCGCGGTTGGCGGCCGGGCTGGCCGGGCTGGGGTGCAAGACCCGGCCGAAGCGCAGTGGCAGGCCGGTGAGCGCAATGCGGGCGCGGCCTTCGGCCCAGGCACCGACGCCGATCACCCATTCGGGCTGCAGCACCTCTGCCATCGTGCGCAGATGGGCATCGCAGGCGGCCAGCAGCGGTGCCTGTTCGGCGGCGGGCAGTTTGTCCGGCGTGGCGTTGCGGGCGTCCTCGAAGAACGCGAGCGGGCAGTAGTTGGCGACGAAGTGCCCGGCGAAGAAATCCTCCGCACGGCCAAAGCGTTCGGCGAACAGACCCCAGAGTCGGCGGCCGCTGACTTCCGAACGCGCGCAGGCAAAGCCTTCGATCGGTCGTTTGGGGGTTTCCTGCGCCGGTTTCACCACCCCGCCGCAGATGCCCATCCAGTCACGCACTGCGGCGACTTCGCCGAAGGGCACGCCGGTCTGCACCATGCCGAAGGGGCCGGGGTTCATGCCAAGGAAGATCACCCGTTTGCGTGTTGCGCCAAAGCGGCGCAGGTACTCGGAATGGGCGTCCCGCGCATAGGTGAGCGGGTTGTACACATGCGTGATTGGCGGTGCGAACGCGAGGGCCTCGCAGGCGGCGGAGAGTTGATCGGCAGCGGCGATCAGGCGGGTGGAGAGGGCCATCTTGGCAGGCGACGGTTGAAATCCCCGAGTTTAGACCCCTCACGGCGCTTTGCCCGAAATTCCGGTTTGCGGTGCCGCAAACGGTGAGCCAGAGTGAAGTGCCAAGGCGGACGACGCCGGGTGCAGTTGGAATGTCCGCCGTGCGACAGGTCACCCTCAAGATATCCGGCCAAATGCCGCAACTGAGAAGGTCGTCCCTTATTCCCTGAAAGCGAGTGAGCGCTTCATGAAAGCCGTGTTCAGACCCGCAATTGCCTTGATGAATCGCCTGAGCTTCCCCAAGAAGTATGTGGTGATGGGAACGATGACCTCACTCGCGATCCTGATCCTGCTGGTGCACCTGTTCCAGGCCTTGTACGGCGAGGTGCGCGATACCCGCAACGAGTTGCAGGGCCTGGCGTATCTGCAAGACACGCAGAAGCTGATCCGTGCGCTGCAGATCCATCGCGGCGCTTCCACCGCGGTGCTGTCGGGTAACAAGGCGCTGGAGGACACCCGCGCTGGCAAGGAGAAGGAGATCCTCGAATTGCTCGCTCGCGTCGACCAGGGGCTCGCCGCGACCCAGAT
This region of Niveibacterium umoris genomic DNA includes:
- a CDS encoding cytochrome b/b6 domain-containing protein is translated as MNVRIWDLPVRIGHWALAASVAIAWLTAEQEAWRRVHIVAGGVAGAVVLFRLLWGVVGSRSARFGAFLRSPTAAIAEARAHLAGHAEPRATHTVIGGWAVIGLLALALGSATTGVLAYRFDGYEALTEIHETLAEGLLALIAVHLAGVLIMSLLERRNLPRSMLTGRIDAAPTAEVRAHPLAALTLLAWCAAAVWLLLRWLNLPG
- a CDS encoding diheme cytochrome c, which translates into the protein MKSKLLLGALLAGLIAPPSQAGSVTLPSGAPPVWKSECSSCHVAYPPQLLAKHGWQNVMNGLQKHFGSDASLAPADAKTILAFLERNAAPDGERFDAASGRITDTRWYGRKHHEIPSSAFRSPEVKSAANCQACHEGADKGRFSEYALTAVGRRFED
- a CDS encoding DUF1924 domain-containing protein → MKSVAIVALLAAGLLCATAATAADTPQTLQAAYAAQAGAGFAASAERGRALFTKRHGVSADLPACTQCHSNDPSAAGKHAITGKLIEPMAVRANPQRFTDAAKSEKWFRRNCREVVGRECTAGEKADVIAYLRAGA
- a CDS encoding winged helix-turn-helix domain-containing protein, giving the protein MRVLLVEDDKPLGQAVCDGLADLDVRCEWVCDGVAAEAALATDAQSLDAVVLDLGLPGRSGLAVLSSARANGLRLPVLILTARDSAEDIVAGLDAGADDYLVKPADLREIAARLRALVRRAAGHAQARLACRDVALEPASRRAWKDGAEVELSGREFDIAELLLRHAGQVVTRERIEQAMYGWDGGAESNALEVHIHHLRRKLGADFIRTLRGIGYMAARNDA
- a CDS encoding ATP-binding protein, producing MPKRISLSLRVVTIVTVTLAAGGLGIGMLVFRAATGQAEEVFDGQLVQTAELIATLTDSAALRHTPPSRDEGDDDEEAEPSTGDDDWVALGAPRFRQRVVYQVWRSGAIPRLLARSTNAPEQALPVAAAGFSERTWEGARWRFYRLERKDHVVIVGQDATVRERLAEEIGEHGVPLFALGFAVAILLTWGAIVLGLRPLARLSRDLEHRAHDRLDPISPAARPRELEVLVAALNGLFERVARAFANERRFTADAAHELRTPLAALAAQIQSAQSAGDEATRLSRLQQALDGTQRMARLVEQLLAAARLDALDTAARETVDVALLTRELAAEMAASALARDVELALESPEHLAARVQPDLVRALLRNLIDNAVRHAPRGSVVTIGVTRDSDRVSLMVRDEGAGMDDALRARAGERFLRGAADDATGAGLGLSIVRRIAALHEGEVRFETAAAGGLLVTAQLKG
- a CDS encoding acyl-CoA thioesterase, which translates into the protein MRAVFTHRFTVPKSAIDLNGHVNNIEYLRWMQDVATQHSAECGWDIERYIETQTSWVVRSHHIDYLRPAFAGDALTLVTWIAGFSGQTSPRRYVLRRDTDDQIIARAETLWVYVDGRSGRPCEIPVDFRECFEVIDDEGLALALARGRPVPA
- a CDS encoding diguanylate cyclase domain-containing protein yields the protein MRHALPRALRALALAACALVAATGLGQDARPFSDADIDAIDLAGRGNPAGAVEQINARLAAGGITPGQQLTLHALRGIFLVDAGQSAAAAKVANELEAQPTPEAQGAALLVRSQIEAQNGSLARGIALADQAAAALKDSGNLRLQFRVAMTRGWELTELGQFPLALERYGEAIQLAEQIKNPALALRAHNSRGSVLAQAGETKRAMHELDTALAIANRLKDPTALTVTWTSRAVVASFTNDLAEQLQASERASEYARKTDSATLIATTELNLGDVYLRTKRYPEALATSLRAVDIARKVGDESTAAIALANAGQAEIRMGRLASGKAKIEKALESSQRMKARTQLATLLGEYATALEAAGDYQAALDAFHRERSLNEELFSEGQKRALLEIESRYQSERKQTEIDLLNQKNALQASELRNRALQQRVWLLAAALLLCGLVAIGLLYRRVRSANRQLEQSNELLKVRSERDPLTQLLNRRAFLDTQTPGELFTGALFLLDIDHFKRINDVHGHAAGDAVIVEVAQRLRTATRDSDRVMRWGGEEFLIATTPMPQAQADRMATRVLQAIGGAPIPIPGGELVVRASLGYIVFPLAGSTGLTAERGINLADLALYAAKNQGRNRACGIVSLAAASGEAVGEIERNFETACHDGRVTLRYIEGCASDTAPPRLP
- a CDS encoding uracil-DNA glycosylase family protein, giving the protein MALSTRLIAAADQLSAACEALAFAPPITHVYNPLTYARDAHSEYLRRFGATRKRVIFLGMNPGPFGMVQTGVPFGEVAAVRDWMGICGGVVKPAQETPKRPIEGFACARSEVSGRRLWGLFAERFGRAEDFFAGHFVANYCPLAFFEDARNATPDKLPAAEQAPLLAACDAHLRTMAEVLQPEWVIGVGAWAEGRARIALTGLPLRFGRVLHPSPASPAANRGWAEAATKQLRELGVWPQS